One segment of Halalkalicoccus tibetensis DNA contains the following:
- a CDS encoding radical SAM protein produces MTDPADLSVTLVDGYVDEPAHFGVPPYISTYPRYTAGALVDAGVAREEITYHTIDELRDDRSKWRDVEEADLMLYIGGMTVPGSYVGGTPAEPDEVKKLAWVSRGTSLMGGPVKFGVGEENAGAQETERKDLDYDFVAKGDVEAAAYDLVESGLEGFNSRMRDNREIDRWGRKGAFVIEQHPNHPDYLICEMETSRGCAYRCSFCTEPLYGDPAFRSAESVVGEVSQLADRGARHFRLGRQADILAFGGDGEAPNPDALRELYGGIREAVPDLGTLHLDNMNPVTIVDYPERSREGIRIIAEHNTPGDTAAFGLESADPVVQEENNLLVSAEECLEAVRVVNEEGGWRPGEEPGTGPSHGEGAGDRLPKLLPGINLVHGLMGERPETYEHNKAFLQRVYDEGLMVRRINIRQVMAFAGTEMAETGADIAREHKERFKPYKREVREEIDNPMLKRVAPAGTVLEDVHMEYHEEGTTFGRQLGTYSLLIGVPGEHELGSSMDVAIVDHGYRSVTGVPYPLDVNGASMNELTAVPGIGKSTAGDIVVGRPYESAGEAGEKAGVDLSRFA; encoded by the coding sequence ATGACCGACCCGGCGGACCTCTCCGTGACGCTGGTCGACGGCTACGTCGACGAGCCGGCCCACTTCGGCGTCCCCCCCTACATCTCGACGTATCCGCGCTACACGGCGGGCGCGCTGGTCGATGCGGGCGTCGCCCGCGAGGAGATCACCTACCACACGATCGACGAGCTGCGCGACGATCGATCGAAATGGCGCGACGTCGAGGAGGCGGACCTCATGCTCTACATCGGCGGGATGACGGTTCCAGGGAGCTACGTCGGGGGCACCCCCGCCGAGCCCGACGAGGTCAAGAAGCTGGCGTGGGTCTCGCGGGGAACCAGCCTGATGGGCGGGCCCGTGAAGTTCGGCGTCGGCGAGGAGAACGCCGGCGCCCAGGAGACGGAGCGAAAGGACCTCGACTACGACTTCGTCGCGAAGGGCGACGTCGAGGCCGCCGCCTACGACCTCGTCGAGTCGGGGTTGGAGGGGTTCAACAGTCGGATGCGGGACAACCGGGAGATCGACCGCTGGGGCCGGAAGGGCGCGTTCGTGATCGAACAGCACCCCAACCACCCCGACTACCTGATCTGCGAGATGGAGACGTCCCGTGGGTGTGCCTACCGGTGTTCGTTCTGTACCGAGCCGCTCTACGGCGACCCCGCCTTCCGCAGCGCCGAGTCGGTCGTCGGCGAGGTCTCGCAGCTCGCCGATCGGGGCGCACGGCACTTCCGGCTGGGCCGCCAGGCCGACATCCTCGCGTTCGGCGGCGATGGGGAGGCGCCCAACCCCGACGCGCTGCGCGAGCTCTACGGCGGGATCCGGGAGGCCGTCCCCGACCTCGGGACGCTGCATCTGGACAACATGAACCCGGTGACGATCGTCGACTACCCCGAGCGCTCGCGCGAGGGGATCCGGATCATCGCCGAGCACAACACGCCGGGCGACACCGCGGCGTTCGGGCTGGAGAGCGCGGATCCCGTCGTCCAAGAGGAGAACAACCTGCTCGTGAGTGCCGAGGAGTGTCTAGAGGCGGTGCGGGTGGTCAACGAGGAGGGGGGCTGGCGACCCGGCGAGGAGCCCGGTACGGGGCCGTCCCACGGCGAGGGTGCGGGCGACCGTCTCCCGAAGCTCCTACCTGGAATCAACCTCGTTCACGGGCTGATGGGCGAGCGCCCGGAGACCTACGAGCACAACAAGGCGTTCCTGCAGCGGGTCTATGACGAGGGGCTGATGGTCCGGCGGATCAACATCCGCCAGGTGATGGCGTTCGCGGGCACGGAGATGGCCGAGACGGGCGCCGACATCGCCCGCGAGCACAAGGAGCGGTTCAAGCCCTACAAGCGCGAGGTCAGGGAGGAGATCGACAACCCGATGCTCAAGCGGGTCGCGCCCGCCGGCACGGTGCTCGAGGACGTCCACATGGAGTACCACGAGGAGGGGACGACGTTCGGGCGCCAGCTGGGCACCTACTCGCTGCTGATCGGGGTGCCCGGCGAGCACGAACTGGGAAGCTCGATGGACGTCGCGATCGTCGACCACGGCTACCGCTCGGTGACGGGGGTGCCCTATCCTCTCGACGTCAACGGCGCGTCGATGAACGAGCTGACGGCCGTGCCGGGGATCGGGAAGTCCACCGCGGGCGACATCGTCGTGGGCCGGCCCTACGAGTCTGCGGGCGAGGCCGGCGAGAAGGCGGGCGTGGACCTCTCGCGGTTCGCCTGA
- a CDS encoding TRAM domain-containing protein produces the protein MQISDKLLCLFNAELTETNGSYTVEIPESEVETGSLDPGETYRVALISREETEPEEKKASSSRRPSSEPQPPVEEGEIRYVEIEDIGKQGDGIARVERGYVIIVPGAEIGEQVKVEVSQVKSNFAVGEVIDESV, from the coding sequence ATGCAAATCTCTGATAAACTCCTGTGTCTGTTCAACGCCGAACTCACCGAAACCAACGGCAGCTACACCGTCGAGATCCCCGAAAGCGAGGTCGAGACGGGCTCGCTCGACCCCGGCGAGACCTATCGTGTCGCGCTCATCTCCCGCGAGGAGACCGAACCCGAGGAGAAGAAGGCCAGCAGCAGCCGCCGACCCTCGAGCGAGCCCCAGCCCCCCGTCGAGGAGGGCGAGATCCGCTACGTCGAGATCGAGGACATCGGCAAACAGGGCGACGGCATCGCCCGCGTCGAGCGGGGCTACGTGATCATCGTTCCCGGCGCCGAGATCGGCGAGCAGGTGAAGGTCGAGGTCAGCCAGGTCAAATCGAACTTCGCGGTCGGCGAAGTCATCGACGAATCGGTCTGA
- a CDS encoding YkgJ family cysteine cluster protein encodes MESLETELERARGLDVGGLADAIESIGFECTRCGACCKSEADDPHTATVFPDEVRELEDEERDWRDVARPMPYGLDEAGEGQTFEWALQTDGCGDCTFYAEDEDGTGACTVHDERPLICRTYPFSVALGGTSQPMGEAVDEEGMVRAHECEGLGRDISRAEAEELAAALKERAVRELEEAIGVRENYRPVEGSTIVHDSEGPKRPDGREIGDTTIRGDSHD; translated from the coding sequence ATGGAGTCGCTCGAGACCGAACTGGAGCGCGCCCGCGGGCTGGACGTCGGCGGGCTCGCGGACGCCATCGAGTCCATCGGCTTCGAGTGCACCCGGTGTGGTGCGTGCTGTAAGAGCGAGGCCGACGATCCCCACACGGCGACGGTCTTCCCCGACGAGGTCCGGGAGCTGGAGGACGAAGAACGGGACTGGCGTGACGTCGCCCGTCCGATGCCCTACGGGCTCGACGAGGCCGGCGAGGGCCAGACCTTCGAGTGGGCGCTGCAGACCGACGGCTGTGGGGACTGCACGTTCTACGCCGAGGACGAGGACGGGACCGGCGCCTGCACCGTCCACGACGAGCGCCCGCTGATCTGTCGGACCTACCCCTTCAGCGTCGCGCTCGGAGGGACCAGCCAGCCGATGGGCGAGGCAGTGGATGAGGAGGGGATGGTCCGCGCCCACGAGTGCGAGGGGCTGGGCCGCGACATCTCGCGGGCGGAGGCCGAGGAGCTGGCGGCGGCGCTCAAGGAGCGCGCGGTCCGCGAACTGGAGGAGGCGATCGGGGTACGCGAGAACTATCGGCCCGTCGAGGGATCGACGATCGTCCACGACTCGGAGGGCCCGAAACGGCCCGACGGACGCGAGATCGGCGACACTACTATTAGGGGCGACTCCCACGATTAG
- a CDS encoding MBL fold metallo-hydrolase codes for MELRRFPVPVATSAPTGTTNAYLVGDLLVDPAARTDALDDAAERATHVAVTHTHPDHVGAVSEYADSRTVWALAGHEARFEEATGIEPDETFADGDRLAGLTVLETPGHAPDHVALSTGEAAICGDLAMAESSVFVGGEGADMTIYLDSLRRLRELDLRVLHPGHGEPIEAPKNRLEGLTEHRLERERRVRKAVEAGNHEVEAIRDAAYEKDLSGVAELASLTVEAHLEKLAAEGELEWDGERARVRD; via the coding sequence ATGGAGCTCCGTCGGTTCCCCGTCCCGGTCGCGACCAGCGCGCCGACCGGCACGACCAACGCCTACCTCGTCGGCGACCTGCTGGTCGACCCCGCCGCGCGCACCGACGCGCTCGACGACGCCGCCGAGCGCGCGACCCACGTCGCGGTCACCCACACCCACCCCGACCACGTCGGGGCCGTCTCGGAGTACGCCGACTCCCGGACCGTCTGGGCGCTCGCGGGCCACGAGGCGCGCTTCGAGGAGGCCACGGGGATCGAACCCGACGAGACCTTCGCCGATGGCGATCGCCTCGCCGGGCTCACGGTCCTCGAGACGCCGGGCCACGCGCCCGACCACGTCGCCCTCTCGACGGGTGAGGCGGCGATCTGTGGCGACCTCGCGATGGCCGAGAGCAGCGTGTTCGTCGGCGGCGAGGGCGCCGATATGACCATCTATCTCGACTCGCTTCGCCGGCTCCGGGAGCTCGACCTCCGGGTCCTCCATCCGGGCCACGGCGAGCCGATCGAGGCTCCGAAAAACCGGCTCGAGGGGCTGACCGAGCACCGCCTGGAGCGAGAGCGCCGGGTCCGGAAAGCGGTCGAGGCCGGGAACCACGAGGTAGAAGCGATCCGCGACGCGGCCTACGAGAAGGATCTCTCGGGAGTCGCGGAGCTCGCCTCGCTGACCGTCGAAGCTCATTTGGAGAAGCTCGCCGCGGAGGGCGAACTCGAGTGGGACGGCGAGCGCGCCCGGGTCCGGGACTGA
- a CDS encoding winged helix-turn-helix domain-containing protein, translating to MGMSTRADQLGGSETVLSDEEYRERLVELPPSAKLVAKVLETDSPLSQGQLAEESLLPDRTVRYALNRLEESGIVDSRYSFRDARKQVHFLRR from the coding sequence ATGGGTATGAGTACACGTGCGGATCAGCTGGGTGGGTCCGAGACGGTCCTGTCGGACGAGGAATACCGCGAGCGCCTCGTCGAGCTGCCCCCGAGCGCGAAGCTCGTCGCGAAGGTCCTCGAGACCGACTCGCCGCTCTCGCAGGGCCAGCTCGCCGAGGAGTCGCTGCTGCCCGACCGTACCGTTCGCTACGCGCTGAACCGCCTCGAAGAGTCCGGGATCGTCGACTCGCGCTACAGCTTCCGCGACGCCCGCAAACAGGTCCACTTCCTGCGCCGGTAG
- a CDS encoding PPOX class F420-dependent oxidoreductase, whose amino-acid sequence MEEIPEEYEELFGRKTFAHVATLMEDGTPQVTPVWVDYDGEHVLINTLRGRQKERNLTRNPKVGLSLLDPEDPYTYLSIRGEVAEVTTEGAVEHIDALARRYMDVEEYPYHDGEDAERVIVKIRPDRVVAGQ is encoded by the coding sequence ATGGAGGAGATACCGGAGGAGTACGAGGAGCTGTTCGGCCGGAAGACGTTCGCCCACGTCGCGACGCTGATGGAGGACGGCACGCCGCAGGTGACGCCGGTGTGGGTGGATTACGACGGCGAGCACGTCCTGATCAACACCCTCCGCGGGCGCCAGAAGGAACGCAACCTGACGCGGAACCCGAAGGTGGGGCTGTCGCTCCTCGACCCCGAGGACCCCTACACCTACCTCTCGATCCGCGGGGAGGTCGCGGAGGTGACGACGGAGGGGGCCGTCGAGCATATCGACGCGCTGGCCCGGCGGTACATGGACGTCGAGGAGTACCCGTATCACGACGGAGAGGACGCCGAGCGCGTGATCGTCAAGATCCGCCCGGATCGGGTCGTGGCGGGCCAGTGA
- a CDS encoding class I SAM-dependent methyltransferase, translated as MKGKEWYQATEVAEEYEDKRFSQGGRLIDRQEKEAVSTALGDLEGKKVLEIACGTGRFSVMLAARGADVVGLDISDAMLSQGREKARGAGLSERVEFVRGDAARLPFPDDHFDAVLAMRFFHLIPNPDRYLEEIRRVTSDQLVFDTFNTPSTRSIYNRLLPMGSRLYEESDVSAMLERTGYELTDSTHDFLLPYGFYRAIPRSVADAFYRVESGLRDTEAGDGFASVTYWDARIN; from the coding sequence GTGAAGGGCAAGGAGTGGTACCAGGCGACCGAGGTCGCCGAGGAGTACGAAGACAAACGGTTCTCCCAGGGCGGTCGGTTGATCGACCGCCAGGAGAAGGAGGCGGTCAGCACCGCGCTCGGCGACCTCGAGGGGAAGAAGGTCCTCGAGATCGCCTGTGGGACCGGGCGGTTCTCGGTGATGCTCGCGGCCCGCGGCGCGGACGTCGTCGGTCTGGACATCTCGGACGCGATGCTCTCGCAGGGCCGCGAGAAGGCCCGCGGGGCAGGGCTGTCCGAGCGCGTCGAGTTCGTCCGTGGGGACGCGGCTCGCCTGCCGTTTCCCGACGACCACTTCGACGCCGTGCTCGCGATGCGGTTCTTCCACCTCATCCCCAACCCCGATCGGTATCTCGAGGAGATCCGCCGGGTGACGAGCGACCAGCTCGTCTTCGATACGTTCAACACGCCGAGCACGCGCTCGATCTACAACCGGCTGTTGCCGATGGGCTCGCGGCTCTACGAGGAGAGCGACGTCAGCGCGATGCTCGAGCGCACGGGCTACGAGCTGACCGACTCGACCCACGACTTCCTGCTTCCCTACGGCTTCTACCGGGCGATCCCGCGGTCGGTCGCCGACGCGTTCTACCGCGTCGAGTCCGGGCTCCGGGACACCGAAGCGGGCGACGGGTTCGCGTCGGTCACGTACTGGGACGCACGGATCAACTAG